The following coding sequences lie in one Pseudomonas syringae CC1557 genomic window:
- a CDS encoding lysozyme inhibitor LprI family protein: MKTFLLTLALMATAVTSVQAAQNPDATPCDGVDDDKQTLECSVYSRTTAEQLLKENFDNLLKRVQSQFVANKTQFNDFTSKLKTAQQAWEKLRDADCAVEVFPSAAGSKAFTISENDCIARMSDERSEYLESIAQE; the protein is encoded by the coding sequence ATGAAAACGTTTTTGCTGACCCTGGCCCTGATGGCAACGGCTGTGACAAGCGTACAGGCTGCACAGAACCCGGACGCCACGCCGTGCGACGGTGTCGATGACGACAAGCAGACGCTGGAGTGCTCGGTTTACAGCCGGACGACCGCTGAACAATTGCTCAAGGAAAATTTCGACAACCTGCTCAAGCGCGTTCAATCCCAGTTCGTTGCCAACAAGACGCAGTTCAACGATTTTACTAGCAAACTCAAAACCGCCCAGCAAGCGTGGGAGAAGCTGCGTGACGCCGATTGCGCAGTAGAAGTGTTCCCTTCTGCAGCAGGCAGCAAGGCCTTCACCATCAGCGAAAACGACTGCATTGCGCGCATGAGTGACGAGCGATCCGAGTACCTGGAGTCGATTGCACAGGAATAA
- a CDS encoding MliC family protein, producing MKGLLALVALAALGGCSSMSSPQQNDPWNRWVCDSNAEVHWRYIDSAQKEVDVRLNQSDQVFRLKAEPGAASGTLYSNNVLAFVNKGSEGLIYWDATNDLIGRGCKAR from the coding sequence ATGAAAGGCTTGTTGGCCCTTGTGGCTTTGGCGGCGCTTGGCGGTTGTTCGAGCATGAGCAGTCCGCAGCAGAACGACCCTTGGAATCGCTGGGTCTGCGACAGCAACGCCGAGGTTCACTGGCGTTACATTGACTCGGCCCAAAAGGAAGTTGATGTGCGTCTGAATCAGAGCGATCAGGTGTTCAGGCTCAAGGCTGAACCCGGCGCTGCCAGTGGCACGCTGTACAGTAACAATGTGTTGGCGTTCGTCAACAAGGGTAGCGAAGGCCTGATCTACTGGGATGCTACCAACGATCTGATTGGTCGAGGCTGCAAGGCCCGATAA
- a CDS encoding ArsR/SmtB family transcription factor, whose translation MNLRVPAIRHDACDDLSALCKAGGDPLRLNVLRALTNDSFGVLELAQIFAIGQSGMSHHLKVLAQADLVATRREGNAIFYRRALPHTALPGGRLHAALLDEVDTLALPDDVQGRIGLVHRQRAMASQDFFARTAEKFRAQQDLIAGLAQYSESLLTLLDKLSFGAQATALEVGPGDGGFLPELARRFRQVVAMDNSPAMLELARGVCERKALANVELRLADALNDSKVSADCVVLNMVLHHFAAPAEALRQLAEHVKPGGSLLVTELCSHDQSWAREACGDLWLGFEQEDLARWAIAAGLVPGESLYVGLRNGFQIQVRHFQRPAGDTHHR comes from the coding sequence ATGAACCTGCGCGTGCCTGCAATTCGCCATGACGCATGCGACGACCTTTCTGCATTGTGCAAGGCCGGCGGCGATCCTCTACGGCTGAATGTATTGCGCGCACTGACCAACGATTCGTTCGGCGTGCTTGAACTGGCGCAGATTTTCGCCATTGGTCAGTCGGGCATGAGCCATCACCTGAAGGTTCTGGCACAGGCCGACCTGGTGGCGACTCGCCGTGAAGGCAACGCGATTTTCTACCGCCGCGCCCTGCCCCACACCGCCTTGCCGGGCGGCAGGCTACACGCGGCGTTGCTGGATGAGGTCGATACGCTGGCCTTGCCGGACGATGTTCAGGGCCGCATCGGCCTGGTGCATCGGCAGCGGGCAATGGCCAGCCAGGATTTCTTTGCCCGTACTGCAGAAAAGTTTCGCGCTCAGCAGGACCTGATCGCCGGTCTGGCGCAATACAGCGAGAGCCTGCTGACCCTGCTCGACAAACTGAGCTTCGGCGCGCAGGCCACGGCTCTGGAAGTAGGCCCCGGCGACGGCGGCTTCCTGCCAGAACTGGCAAGGCGTTTCCGGCAGGTCGTCGCCATGGACAACAGCCCGGCTATGCTGGAACTGGCGCGCGGCGTCTGCGAACGCAAGGCACTGGCTAACGTTGAGCTAAGGCTGGCCGATGCACTGAACGACAGTAAAGTCAGCGCCGATTGCGTCGTCCTCAACATGGTGCTGCATCATTTTGCGGCACCGGCCGAAGCGCTCAGGCAACTGGCCGAGCACGTAAAACCCGGCGGTAGCTTGCTGGTAACAGAATTGTGTAGTCATGACCAGAGTTGGGCCAGGGAGGCCTGTGGCGATCTCTGGTTAGGTTTCGAGCAGGAAGACCTGGCCCGTTGGGCCATCGCTGCGGGGCTAGTTCCCGGGGAAAGCCTCTATGTAGGCTTACGTAATGGTTTCCAGATCCAGGTTCGCCATTTTCAGCGACCGGCTGGCGACACTCACCATCGGTAA
- a CDS encoding phosphoglycerate kinase: protein MTVLKMTDLDLQGKRVLIREDLNVPVKDGVVSSDARILASLPTIRLALEKGAAVMICSHLGRPTEGEFSAENSLKPVAEYLSKALGREVPLVADYLDGVDVKAGDVVLFENVRFNKGEKKNADELAQKYAALCDVFVMDAFGTAHRAEGSTHGVAKFAKVAAAGPLLAAELEALGKALGAPAQPMTAIVAGSKVSTKLDVLNSLSGICNQLIVGGGIANTFLAAAGHKVGKSLYEPDLLDTARAIAAKVSVPLPTDVVVAKAFSESATATVKLIADVADDDMILDIGPQTAAHFAELLKSSGTILWNGPVGVFEFDQFGEGTKTLAKAIAESSAFSIAGGGDTLAAIDKYGVAKQISYISTGGGAFLEFVEGKVLPAVEVLEQRAKA from the coding sequence ATGACCGTGTTGAAGATGACCGACCTCGATCTGCAAGGCAAACGTGTACTGATCCGCGAAGACCTCAACGTCCCGGTCAAGGACGGTGTTGTCAGCAGTGACGCGCGTATCCTTGCTTCGCTGCCGACCATCAGACTGGCGCTGGAAAAAGGCGCGGCCGTCATGATCTGCTCGCACTTGGGTCGCCCGACCGAAGGTGAGTTTTCTGCCGAGAACAGCTTGAAGCCGGTTGCCGAGTACCTGAGCAAAGCGCTGGGCCGCGAGGTTCCGCTGGTCGCTGACTATCTGGACGGTGTCGACGTGAAGGCAGGCGATGTCGTCCTGTTCGAGAACGTTCGCTTCAACAAAGGCGAGAAAAAGAACGCCGACGAACTGGCGCAGAAGTATGCGGCACTGTGCGACGTATTCGTAATGGACGCTTTTGGAACCGCTCACCGCGCAGAGGGCTCGACCCACGGCGTGGCGAAGTTCGCCAAAGTCGCAGCTGCGGGCCCGTTGCTGGCTGCCGAGCTGGAGGCGCTGGGCAAGGCCCTGGGTGCTCCGGCCCAGCCAATGACCGCTATCGTTGCCGGTTCCAAGGTGTCCACCAAGCTGGACGTACTCAACAGCCTGAGCGGCATCTGCAATCAGTTGATCGTCGGCGGCGGCATCGCCAATACCTTTCTGGCCGCAGCCGGTCACAAGGTCGGCAAGTCCCTGTATGAACCTGATCTGCTCGACACCGCTCGCGCCATTGCTGCGAAAGTCAGCGTGCCGTTGCCGACCGACGTGGTAGTTGCCAAGGCGTTTTCCGAGAGCGCCACCGCCACTGTCAAATTGATCGCCGATGTAGCCGATGACGACATGATTCTGGACATCGGTCCGCAAACTGCTGCGCATTTCGCCGAATTGTTGAAATCTTCCGGGACTATCCTGTGGAACGGTCCGGTCGGCGTGTTTGAATTCGATCAGTTTGGCGAGGGCACCAAAACGCTGGCCAAGGCCATCGCCGAAAGCAGTGCATTCTCCATCGCTGGCGGCGGCGATACGCTGGCAGCGATCGACAAGTACGGCGTAGCAAAACAGATTTCCTACATCTCCACCGGCGGCGGTGCGTTCCTCGAATTCGTGGAAGGCAAGGTTCTGCCTGCGGTTGAAGTGCTCGAACAACGTGCCAAGGCCTGA
- a CDS encoding dipeptidase, which translates to MSPAELHADSIVIDGLIIAKWNRELFEDMRKGGLTMANCTVSVWEGFQATINSICTSQKLMRENSDLVMPVHTTADIRKAKELGKTGILFGFQNAHAYEDQIGYVEIFKKLGVGIVQLCYNTQNLVGTGCYERDGGLSGFGREIVTEMNRVGVMCDLSHVGSKTSEEVILESKKPVCYSHCLPSGLKEHPRNKSDAELKFIADHGGFVGVTMFAPFLAKGIESTIDDYAEAIEYVMNIVGEDAIGIGTDFTQGHGQDFFEYLTHDKGYARRLTSFGKIINPLGIRTVGEFPNLTETLLKRGHSERVVRKIMGENWVNVLTDVWGE; encoded by the coding sequence ATGAGCCCAGCCGAACTGCACGCCGACAGCATCGTTATTGACGGGCTGATCATCGCCAAGTGGAACCGCGAGCTGTTTGAAGACATGCGCAAGGGCGGCCTGACAATGGCCAATTGCACCGTGTCGGTGTGGGAAGGCTTCCAGGCCACTATCAACAGCATCTGCACCAGCCAGAAGCTGATGCGCGAAAACAGCGATCTGGTTATGCCTGTGCATACCACCGCCGACATCCGCAAGGCCAAGGAGCTGGGCAAGACCGGCATCCTGTTCGGCTTCCAGAATGCGCATGCCTACGAAGACCAGATTGGCTATGTCGAGATCTTCAAGAAGCTCGGCGTTGGCATCGTTCAACTGTGCTACAACACCCAAAATCTGGTCGGCACCGGCTGCTACGAGCGCGACGGCGGGCTGTCGGGTTTCGGTCGTGAAATCGTCACCGAAATGAACCGCGTCGGCGTCATGTGCGACCTGTCCCACGTCGGCTCGAAAACTTCTGAAGAAGTCATTCTCGAATCGAAGAAACCGGTCTGCTACTCCCATTGCCTGCCGTCCGGCCTCAAAGAGCATCCACGCAACAAGTCCGACGCTGAACTGAAGTTCATTGCCGACCACGGCGGCTTTGTCGGCGTGACCATGTTCGCGCCGTTTCTGGCCAAGGGCATCGAGTCGACCATCGACGATTACGCCGAAGCCATCGAATACGTAATGAACATCGTGGGCGAGGACGCCATCGGTATCGGCACCGATTTCACTCAGGGCCACGGTCAGGACTTTTTCGAATACCTGACCCACGATAAAGGCTATGCCCGCCGCCTGACCAGCTTCGGCAAGATCATCAACCCGCTGGGCATTCGTACCGTCGGCGAGTTTCCCAATCTGACTGAAACCCTGCTCAAGCGCGGCCATTCCGAGCGAGTAGTGCGCAAGATCATGGGCGAGAACTGGGTCAACGTGCTGACCGACGTCTGGGGCGAGTAA
- a CDS encoding DUF5943 domain-containing protein: MAKIAPQLPIEVDSETGVWTSDALPMLYVPRHFFVNNHMGIEEVLGADAYADILYKAGYKSAWHWCEKEAECHGLEGVAVFEHYMKRLSQRGWGLFSIQDIDIEKGTASVKLEHSCFVYVYGKVGRKVDYMFTGWFAGAMDQILAASGSSIRTVAEQVYGGSEEGHDDGLFIVKPL, encoded by the coding sequence ATGGCTAAAATCGCCCCGCAACTGCCCATCGAAGTCGACAGCGAAACCGGCGTCTGGACCTCCGATGCGTTGCCGATGCTGTACGTGCCACGGCACTTTTTCGTCAACAACCACATGGGCATCGAAGAGGTACTGGGCGCCGATGCCTACGCCGACATTCTCTACAAGGCGGGTTACAAATCCGCCTGGCACTGGTGTGAAAAAGAAGCCGAGTGCCATGGTCTGGAAGGCGTTGCGGTATTCGAGCACTACATGAAGCGCCTGTCGCAACGCGGCTGGGGGCTGTTCAGCATTCAGGACATCGACATCGAGAAAGGCACCGCCAGCGTGAAGCTTGAGCACTCCTGCTTCGTGTACGTCTACGGCAAGGTCGGGCGCAAGGTCGATTACATGTTCACCGGCTGGTTCGCCGGAGCGATGGACCAGATTCTCGCTGCCAGCGGCAGCTCGATTCGTACCGTTGCCGAGCAGGTTTACGGGGGTTCTGAAGAAGGCCACGACGACGGACTGTTTATCGTCAAGCCGCTGTAA
- the tkt gene encoding transketolase: MPSRRERANAIRALSMDAVQKANSGHPGAPMGMADIAEVLWRDYLKHSPKNPSFADRDRFIMSNGHGSMLVYSLLHLTGYDLSIDDLKNFRQLHSRTPGHPEFGYTPGVETTTGPLGQGFANAVGFAAAEKTLAAQFNRPGHTIVDHNTYVFMGDGCMMEGISHEVASLAGTLQLGKLIAFYDDNGISIDGEVEGWFTDDTPKRFEAYGWLVIRNVDGHDAEEIKIAIDTARKSAQPTLICCKTTIGFGSPNKQGKEESHGAPLGADEIALTRAALKWNYGPFEIPADIYAEWDAKEKGLAVEAEWDQRFAAYSAAFPELANDFIRRMSGELPADFAEKSAAYVAEVNAKGETIASRKASQNALSALGPLLPEILGGSADLAGSNLTIWKGCKSITGEDPNGNYLHYGVREFGMAAMMNGIALHGGFVPYGATFLIFMEYARNAVRMASLMKKRVIYVFTHDSIGLGEDGPTHQPIEQLTSLRTTPNLDTWRPADAVESAVAWKHAIERNDGPSALIFSRQNLTHQARDEAQLANIARGGYVLRDCAGEPELILIATGSEVGLAVEAYDKLTAQGRKARVVSMPCTSIFETQDALYKQEVLPLQVSARIAIEAAHADYWYKYVGLEGRVIGMTTFGESAPAPALFEEFGFTLENVLSIAEELLED; the protein is encoded by the coding sequence ATGCCAAGCCGTCGTGAGCGTGCCAATGCTATTCGTGCCCTAAGCATGGATGCCGTGCAAAAAGCCAACAGCGGCCATCCGGGTGCCCCGATGGGCATGGCGGATATCGCCGAGGTTCTGTGGCGTGATTATCTGAAACACAGCCCGAAAAACCCTTCGTTTGCCGACCGTGACCGTTTCATCATGTCCAACGGCCATGGCTCGATGCTGGTTTATTCGCTGCTGCACCTGACCGGTTACGACCTGTCCATCGACGATCTGAAAAACTTCCGACAATTGCACAGCCGCACGCCAGGTCACCCTGAATTCGGTTACACCCCGGGCGTCGAGACCACAACCGGCCCGTTGGGTCAGGGTTTTGCCAACGCTGTCGGTTTTGCCGCTGCCGAGAAGACGCTCGCAGCACAGTTCAACCGTCCAGGCCATACCATCGTTGACCACAACACCTACGTGTTCATGGGCGATGGTTGCATGATGGAAGGTATTTCCCACGAAGTTGCCTCACTGGCCGGTACGCTGCAACTCGGCAAGCTGATCGCGTTCTACGACGACAACGGTATTTCCATCGATGGCGAAGTCGAAGGCTGGTTCACCGACGACACACCGAAGCGTTTCGAGGCCTACGGCTGGCTGGTCATCCGCAATGTCGACGGCCATGACGCCGAAGAGATCAAGATTGCCATCGACACTGCCCGCAAAAGCGCTCAGCCAACACTGATCTGCTGCAAGACCACCATCGGTTTCGGTTCGCCGAACAAGCAGGGCAAGGAAGAGTCCCACGGCGCGCCGCTGGGTGCTGACGAAATCGCCCTGACCCGTGCTGCGCTGAAGTGGAACTACGGCCCCTTCGAAATTCCGGCTGATATCTACGCCGAATGGGATGCCAAGGAAAAAGGCCTGGCGGTAGAAGCCGAGTGGGACCAGCGTTTTGCCGCCTACTCCGCCGCATTCCCAGAGCTGGCCAACGACTTCATCCGTCGCATGAGCGGAGAGTTGCCTGCCGACTTTGCCGAGAAATCCGCAGCGTACGTGGCTGAAGTCAACGCCAAGGGCGAAACCATTGCCAGCCGCAAGGCCAGCCAGAATGCGCTGAGCGCACTTGGCCCATTGTTGCCTGAAATCCTCGGCGGTTCGGCCGACCTGGCAGGTTCCAACCTGACCATCTGGAAAGGCTGCAAGAGCATCACTGGCGAAGATCCTAACGGCAACTACCTGCATTACGGCGTTCGCGAGTTCGGCATGGCCGCCATGATGAATGGTATTGCCTTGCACGGCGGCTTCGTGCCTTACGGCGCAACCTTCCTGATCTTCATGGAATACGCCCGCAACGCCGTGCGCATGGCGTCGCTGATGAAGAAGCGTGTGATCTACGTGTTCACTCACGACTCCATCGGTCTGGGCGAAGACGGCCCGACTCACCAGCCCATCGAGCAGTTGACCAGCCTGCGTACCACGCCGAATCTGGACACCTGGCGTCCGGCCGATGCCGTTGAATCGGCAGTGGCCTGGAAGCACGCCATCGAGCGTAACGACGGTCCGTCGGCATTGATCTTCTCGCGTCAGAACCTGACTCACCAGGCGCGTGACGAGGCCCAGTTGGCCAACATCGCGCGTGGTGGCTATGTGCTGCGCGACTGCGCTGGCGAACCTGAACTGATTCTGATCGCGACCGGCTCGGAAGTGGGTCTGGCCGTTGAGGCATACGACAAACTGACCGCCCAGGGCCGCAAGGCTCGCGTTGTTTCCATGCCGTGCACCAGCATCTTTGAAACTCAGGATGCGCTGTACAAGCAGGAAGTCCTGCCACTGCAGGTCAGTGCGCGTATCGCTATCGAAGCCGCGCACGCGGACTACTGGTACAAATACGTCGGTCTCGAAGGCCGCGTGATCGGCATGACCACCTTCGGCGAGTCGGCCCCTGCGCCAGCGCTGTTCGAAGAGTTCGGCTTCACGCTGGAAAACGTCCTGAGCATTGCTGAAGAGCTGCTGGAAGACTGA
- a CDS encoding DUF3010 family protein — protein sequence MIICGVEIKGSEAIFALATRRNGDIEHLPLATKKLALEDDDEAVNVKAFATQLAGFVRENGISHVVIKKRSKKGEFAGGPTTFKIETIFQLMSDCEVLLISPQTVNAQNKKHNFALPGTLNKYQHEAYKAACAGLMKSV from the coding sequence ATGATTATTTGCGGTGTAGAAATCAAAGGCAGTGAAGCCATCTTCGCTCTCGCCACTCGACGTAACGGCGACATCGAGCACCTGCCGCTCGCCACGAAGAAACTGGCGCTGGAGGACGATGACGAGGCCGTCAACGTCAAAGCCTTCGCCACGCAACTTGCCGGTTTCGTGCGTGAAAACGGCATCAGCCATGTGGTCATCAAGAAACGCAGCAAAAAAGGCGAATTCGCTGGCGGCCCCACCACGTTCAAGATCGAAACCATCTTCCAGTTGATGTCAGATTGCGAAGTACTCCTGATCTCGCCGCAGACCGTCAATGCGCAGAACAAGAAACACAACTTCGCCCTGCCAGGCACGCTGAACAAGTACCAACACGAAGCCTACAAGGCAGCGTGTGCCGGGTTGATGAAGAGCGTTTGA
- the metK gene encoding methionine adenosyltransferase: MSEYSLFTSESVSEGHPDKIADQISDAVLDAIIAEDKYARVACETLVKTGVAIIAGEVSTSAWVDLEDIVRNVILDIGYNSSDVGFDGATCGVMNIIGKQSVDIAQGVDRSKPEDQGAGDQGLMFGYASNETDVLMPAPITFSHQLVQRQAEARKSGLLPWLRPDAKSQVTCRYENGKVVGVDAIVLSTQHNPDVSYKDLREGVMELIVKHVIPAHLLHKDTQFHINPTGNFIIGGPVGDCGLTGRKIIVDTYGGMARHGGGAFSGKDPSKVDRSAAYAGRYVAKNIVAAGLAERCEIQVSYAIGVAQPTSISLNTFGTGKLSDDKIIKLVRDNFDLRPYAITTMLDLLHPMYQATAAYGHFGRTPVEMTVGDDTFTAFTWEKTDRADALRAAAGL, from the coding sequence ATGAGCGAATACTCACTTTTCACCTCCGAGTCCGTGTCCGAAGGGCATCCGGACAAGATCGCCGACCAGATTTCCGACGCGGTTCTGGACGCTATCATCGCTGAAGACAAATACGCCCGTGTAGCGTGCGAAACACTGGTCAAGACCGGCGTGGCAATCATCGCTGGCGAAGTGTCGACATCGGCCTGGGTCGATCTGGAAGACATCGTGCGTAACGTCATCCTCGACATCGGCTACAACAGCTCCGACGTCGGCTTCGACGGCGCGACCTGCGGCGTGATGAACATCATCGGCAAGCAGTCGGTGGACATCGCCCAAGGCGTTGACCGCAGCAAGCCCGAAGATCAGGGCGCTGGCGACCAGGGCCTGATGTTCGGCTATGCCAGCAACGAAACCGACGTGCTGATGCCTGCGCCGATCACCTTCTCGCACCAGCTGGTACAGCGTCAGGCCGAAGCCCGCAAATCCGGCCTGCTGCCGTGGTTGCGCCCGGACGCCAAATCCCAGGTCACCTGCCGTTACGAAAATGGCAAAGTGGTCGGCGTCGACGCCATCGTGCTGTCGACCCAGCACAACCCGGACGTGTCTTACAAAGACCTGCGCGAAGGCGTGATGGAGCTGATCGTCAAGCACGTCATCCCTGCGCACTTGCTGCACAAAGATACCCAGTTCCACATCAACCCGACCGGCAACTTCATCATCGGTGGCCCGGTAGGCGACTGCGGTCTGACCGGCCGCAAGATCATCGTCGACACCTACGGCGGCATGGCCCGTCACGGTGGTGGCGCGTTCTCCGGCAAGGACCCATCGAAGGTTGACCGTTCGGCAGCTTACGCTGGCCGTTACGTCGCCAAGAACATCGTGGCTGCTGGCCTGGCCGAACGTTGCGAAATCCAGGTGTCCTACGCCATCGGCGTCGCTCAGCCGACCTCGATCTCGTTGAACACTTTCGGCACCGGCAAGCTGTCAGATGACAAGATCATCAAGCTGGTCCGCGACAACTTCGACCTGCGTCCCTACGCAATCACCACCATGCTCGACCTGCTGCACCCGATGTACCAGGCCACTGCAGCCTATGGTCACTTCGGTCGTACCCCGGTCGAAATGACCGTTGGCGATGACACCTTCACCGCCTTCACCTGGGAAAAAACCGACCGCGCCGACGCCCTGCGCGCAGCTGCCGGCCTGTAA
- the fba gene encoding class II fructose-bisphosphate aldolase (catalyzes the reversible aldol condensation of dihydroxyacetonephosphate and glyceraldehyde 3-phosphate in the Calvin cycle, glycolysis, and/or gluconeogenesis), with translation MALISMRQMLDHAAEFGYGVPAFNVNNLEQMRAIMEAADKTDSPVIVQASAGARKYAGAPFLRHLILAAIEEFPHIPVVMHQDHGTSPDICQRSIQLGFSSVMMDGSLREDGKSPADYDYNVDVTRRVVSFAHACGVSVEGELGVLGSLETGMAGEEDGVGAEGVLDHSQMLTDPEEAADFVKRTQVDALAIAIGTSHGAYKFTKPPTGDILAIERIKEIHKRIPNTHLVMHGSSSVPQEWLKIINEFGGDIKETYGVPVEEIVEGIKHGVRKVNIDTDLRLASTGAIREFMAKHPSEFDPRKYLAKTVVAMRDVCIARYEAFGTAGNASKIKPISLDAMFERYARGELDAKVN, from the coding sequence ATGGCACTTATCAGCATGCGCCAGATGTTGGACCACGCAGCCGAATTCGGCTATGGCGTTCCAGCTTTCAACGTAAACAACCTGGAACAGATGCGCGCCATTATGGAAGCGGCCGACAAGACCGACTCCCCGGTGATCGTTCAGGCTTCGGCTGGTGCCCGCAAATACGCCGGTGCTCCGTTCCTGCGTCACCTGATCCTCGCGGCCATCGAAGAGTTCCCGCACATCCCGGTGGTCATGCACCAGGATCACGGCACCAGCCCTGACATCTGCCAGCGCTCGATCCAGCTGGGCTTCAGCTCGGTCATGATGGACGGCTCGCTGCGTGAAGACGGCAAGTCCCCGGCCGATTATGACTACAACGTCGACGTCACCCGTCGTGTGGTGTCCTTCGCTCACGCCTGCGGCGTTTCTGTGGAAGGCGAGCTGGGCGTGCTGGGTTCGCTGGAAACCGGTATGGCCGGTGAAGAAGACGGCGTTGGCGCGGAAGGCGTTTTGGATCACAGCCAGATGCTGACCGACCCTGAAGAAGCCGCTGACTTCGTCAAGCGCACTCAGGTCGATGCCCTGGCCATCGCCATCGGCACCAGCCACGGCGCTTACAAGTTCACCAAGCCGCCTACCGGCGACATTCTGGCGATCGAGCGAATCAAAGAGATTCACAAGCGTATCCCGAACACTCACCTAGTGATGCACGGCTCTTCGTCGGTTCCTCAGGAATGGTTGAAGATCATTAACGAGTTCGGCGGCGACATCAAAGAAACCTACGGCGTGCCGGTCGAAGAAATCGTTGAAGGCATCAAGCACGGCGTGCGCAAGGTCAACATCGACACCGACCTGCGCCTGGCGTCTACCGGTGCCATCCGCGAGTTCATGGCCAAACACCCGAGCGAGTTTGACCCGCGCAAATACCTGGCCAAGACCGTCGTGGCCATGCGTGATGTGTGTATCGCCCGTTACGAAGCCTTCGGCACCGCTGGCAACGCCTCGAAGATCAAACCGATCTCCCTGGACGCCATGTTCGAACGCTACGCGCGTGGCGAGCTGGATGCCAAGGTCAACTGA
- a CDS encoding LysE family translocator produces the protein MDVSTLAVFIPACFALNMAPGPNNLLSISNATRYGFARSCLGGMGRLLAFVIMITLAAAGLTAVLHTSEWLFHVIKLIGVAYLFYLAVQLWRASPHAPDKAAVSSGSLARQEFLVAIGNPKAILLFTAFLPQFVDREGDVSGQFAVLGGLFLVLECVAIALYAAMGIHARRLLAKPSGKRLFNRLCAGLLAGAASVLLVSRRA, from the coding sequence ATGGACGTCTCTACTCTTGCTGTATTCATCCCCGCTTGTTTCGCGCTGAACATGGCGCCCGGGCCGAATAACCTGCTGTCGATCAGCAACGCCACGCGCTATGGTTTTGCCAGGTCCTGCCTGGGAGGCATGGGCCGCCTGCTGGCATTCGTCATCATGATTACGTTGGCGGCGGCAGGGCTCACGGCGGTGCTGCACACCTCTGAATGGCTCTTTCATGTGATCAAGCTCATCGGCGTGGCCTACCTGTTTTATCTCGCGGTGCAGCTGTGGCGTGCCAGCCCACATGCACCTGATAAAGCGGCAGTGAGCTCTGGCAGTCTGGCGCGTCAGGAGTTTCTGGTGGCTATTGGCAATCCGAAAGCGATCTTGCTGTTTACGGCTTTCCTGCCGCAATTTGTTGATCGCGAAGGTGATGTGTCGGGTCAGTTCGCGGTTTTGGGCGGTCTGTTTCTGGTACTGGAGTGCGTAGCGATTGCGTTGTACGCCGCGATGGGTATCCATGCTCGCCGTCTGCTGGCCAAGCCCAGTGGCAAGCGGTTGTTCAACAGGCTATGCGCAGGGCTGTTGGCGGGCGCTGCCTCTGTATTGCTGGTGTCGCGGCGGGCTTAG